The Salvia splendens isolate huo1 chromosome 21, SspV2, whole genome shotgun sequence genome includes a window with the following:
- the LOC121784061 gene encoding uncharacterized protein LOC121784061: MEVIEELASNDEGWSNDRSKVHRVASTTYHDPMSALSDKLDALTMKFDCIAMGQPSQEPQGKMGDVNYVNQGDNNRYFNNHRPNFQGGGYNQFGNKWHPNLSYGNPNNALQPLPGFTVTDGVVNDPKKMTTEDILKSFMLQSNKLMEQNNQRMEKVETDVQSMAKNIDTQISQISQTVSTITQPGKFPSNTIINPKECKAVHLRSGTVYEAPSLPATTSDTVLEPKAAVAEKEKEAEKENTGTTSGVKVPFPQVLNQKKKKDEQFTRFLDIFRKVHVNIPLIEALQQMPKYAKFLKEVIAQKTSWGQVDTINLTENCSALLQRKLPAKLKDPGSFTVDCLIGGYKVENALCDLGESINLMPLSVFKQMNIGTLKPTSATLQMADRSVVYPKGIVEDLLIKVGEFIFPIDFMVLDMEEDKGVPLLLGRPFLATAEANINVKRGELTIFMGEESQTFSHKPRSMDGRTEECKVVRLKHQETTEEGGSSAVRKVKQKDFYELHMEMMASTDSKPIAWIDADHSRPSPVHAVITTEPPRMGGKISTDVQGRKITAPTLKEPIPREPEKWWLTKTWNDLFPHGGGAKRSPGGNSGMKGDLG; encoded by the coding sequence ATGGAAGTGATTGAGGAGCTCGCATCTAATGACGAAGGATGGAGCAACGACAGGAGTAAGGTGCATAGGGTGGCTTCTACTACATATCATGATCCTATGAGCGCCCTATCCGACAAGTTGGATGCGCTGACCATGAAATTCGACTGTATAGCAATGGGGCAACCGTCTCAAGAACCCCAAGGAAAAATGGGGGACGTGAACTATGTGAATCAAGGGGACAACAACCGGTACTTCAATAATCACCGCCCCAACTTTCAGGGTGGAGGATATAATCAGTTCGGGAACAAATGGCATCCCAATCTCTCTTATGGAAACCCAAATAATGCTCTGCAACCACTCCCGGGGTTCACAGTTACTGATGGAGTGGTTAATGATCCGAAGAAGATGACCACGGAAGACATACTCAAGTCTTTCATGCTACAGTCCAACAAGCTCATGGAGCAGAACAATCAAAGGATGGAGAAGGTTGAGACAGATGTGCAAAGTATGGCCAAGAACATCGACACACAGATCAGCCAGATTTCCCAGACTGTGAGTACTATTACTCAACCGGGAAAATTCCCTTCGAACACCATCATAAATCCCAAAGAATGCAAAGCTGTGCATCTAAGGAGTGGCACTGTTTATGAAGCTCCCTCACTGCCTGCGACCACATCTGATACCGTTCTTGAGCCCAAGGCTGCCGTGGCAGAGAAGGAAAAGGAGGCTGAAAAGGAGAATACTGGCACCACTTCTGGAGTAAAGGTGCCATTCCCGCAGGTACtgaatcagaagaagaagaaagatgagCAGTTCACTCGATTTCTGGACATCTTCAGAAAGGTGCATGTGAACATCCCTTTGATCGAGGCACTGCAGCAGATGCCTAAGTACGCTAAGTTTCTGAAGGAGGTGATAGCCCAGAAGACCAGTTGGGGGCAGGTTGACACTATTAATCTAACTGAAAATTGCAGTGCTCTGCTGCAAAGGAAACTGCCTGCCAAGCTGAAGGATCCTGGAAGTTTTACTGTCGACTGCCTGATTGGGGGCTATAAGGTGGAGAATGCTCTCTGCGATCTAGGCGAGAGCATTAATCTAATGCCACTATCGGTGTTCAAGCAAATGAACATTGGTACTTTGAAGCCCACCTCAGCCACACTACAGATGGCAGACAGATCTGTCGTGTATCCAAAGGGCATCGTGGAAGACCTACTGATTAAGGTCGGGGAATTTATTTTTCCCATCGACTTTATGGTCTTGGACATGGAAGAAGACAAGGGAGTCCCCCTACTACTAGGACGCCCCTTCCTTGCCACTGCTGAGGCAAATATAAACGTGAAAAGGGGAGAGTTGACAATCTTCATGGGAGAAGAAAGTCAAACGTTTTCCCACAAACCGAGAAGCATGGATGGAAGAACTGAGGAGTGCAAGGTGGTGCGTCTGAAGCACCAAGAGACTACGGAAGAAGGAGGATCGAGTGCAGTCAGAAAAGTGAAGCAGAAGGACTTTTATGAGCTTCACATGGAGATGATGGCTTCCACTGACTCGAAGCCAATAGCATGGATCGATGCAGACCATAGTCGCCCTTCACCGGTGCACGCGGTGATCACTACTGAACCCCCTAGGATGGGGGGTAAAATATCAACTGATGTCCAGGGAAGAAAGATAACTGCTCCAACACTGAAGGAGCCTATCCCGAGAGAGCCTGAAAAGTGGTGGCTCACCAAGACGTGGAACGATCTATTTCCTCATGGAGGAGGAGCCAAACGATCACCTGGAGGCAACTCTGGGATGAAAGGGGATCTCGGTTGA
- the LOC121784062 gene encoding uncharacterized protein LOC121784062, producing the protein MSSWVYASEDSVRGKNQKGDTLWLNVHKLYHECQAENPDVINKRNMDSLKGRWKRLNGNGNKWVAACRASNARKRSGMSDQDVENEAHSIYKGDGGNGFQDLIVFNEVMSKHEKWSVHAATQVFPDNEYFANEQDDSNSKRTKTSESGEYTIPSNPKTPTSGHSTSSRPIGRDKAKRKGKAKVTQSDSINAQCAADLHALRLAKDNENEIARARLQLEREKLDRPSMKMYKKMLLKLLEKEHLSPEDQDMKRNLTEIVFGK; encoded by the coding sequence ATGTCTTCTTGGGTCTATGCAAGCGAAGATAGTGTGCGTGGTAAAAATCAGAAGGGAGATACATTATGGCTAAATGTCCATAAATTGTATCATGAATGCCAAGCAGAAAATCCAGATGTAATTAACAAAAGAAATATGGACTCTTTGAAGGGTCGATGGAAACGACTTAACGGAAACGGCAACAAATGGGTGGCTGCTTGCAGAGCTTCCAACGCCCGAAAGAGGAGCGGAATGAGTGACCAGGATGTTGAGAATGAAGCTCATAGCATCTACAAAGGCGACGGAGGCAACGGCTTTCAAGATTTGATAGTGTTTAATGAAGTTATGAGTAAACATGAGAAGTGGAGTGTTCATGCTGCAACACAGGTATTTCCTGACAATGAATATTTTGCTAATGAACAGGATGATAGCAACTCAAAGAGGACAAAGACTTCTGAATCCGGCGAGTATACTATCCCTTCAAATCCGAAAACTCCCACATCTGGACATTCAACTAGTTCCCGACCTATAGGCAGAGACAAggcaaaaagaaaaggaaaagccAAGGTAACACAATCTGATTCTATTAATGCACAATGCGCTGCAGATCTTCATGCACTTAGGCTAGCTAAAGATAATGAGAACGAAATAGCAAGGGCTCGACTGCAGCTAGAACGTGAAAAGCTGGATAGGCCCTCTATGAAGATGTACAAAAAAATGTTGCTTAAGTTGTTGGAGAAAGAGCACTTGTCCCCAGAAGATCAAGACATGAAACGCAACCTAACAGAGATTGTGTTTGGAAAATGA
- the LOC121784063 gene encoding uncharacterized protein LOC121784063 has protein sequence MSSSENSSLSSDSSSDDSNTIALNQWEERVSQQNHQIYTIVENMLSNIPNLTAGVQASRFRKRYCERQREIGAERLINDYFGPNPTYGPEVFRRRFRMHKSVFLRIVEAVTANNEYFQERRDATGRQSLSSLQKCTGAMRVLVYGTSSDVVDEYLRMSSTATRDSLMHFVDGVISCFGATYLRRPTKQDMAKLLYVADQRGFPGMIESIDCMHWQWKNCPNAWAGQYTGRSGKPTIILEAVASYDLWIWHAFFGTPGSCNDINVLHRSPVFDDVLEGRAPYVNYVVNGHQYNRAYYLTDGIYPAWATFVKSITSPQTQKHKLFAQHQESIRKDVERAFGVLQARFAFLRRPCLVWDKILMGKIMMTCIIMHNMIVEDERDTYQNYYDATEFIQDTHTRVREENVEAFRYSTQRIGSLSSYMTNRAQLRNREAHIALREDLIEHIWIKLGTNN, from the coding sequence ATGTCTTCCAGTGAAAACTCATCACTTTCATCAGATTCAAGTTCTGATGATTCAAATACCATTGCACTCAATCAATGGGAAGAACGAGTTTCTcaacaaaatcatcaaatttataCAATTGTTGAGAATATGTTATCTAACATTCCCAATCTAACTGCAGGGGTCCAAGCTTCTAGATTCAGAAAAAGGTATTGTGAAAGGCAACGCGAGATTGGTGCTGAGCGTTTGATCAATGACTATTTTGGTCCCAACCCGACGTACGGACCAGAGGTGTTCCGACGCCGATTTCGCATGCACAAATCCGTATTCCTTCGGATAGTTGAAGCTGTAACTGCTAACAATGAGTATTTTCAGGAGAGACGCGATGCTACTGGGAGACAAAGTTTGTCCTCTTTACAGAAGTGTACAGGAGCTATGCGGGTGTTGGTGTATGGGACATCATCCGATGTCGTCGATGAATATTTGCGGATGAGTTCAACGGCGACAAGAGACTCTCTAATGCATTTTGTTGATGGTGTTATTTCATGTTTTGGTGCCACATATCTTAGAAGACCTACTAAACAAGATATGGCTAAACTTCTATATGTAGCAGATCAACGTGGTTTCCCAGGCATGATAGAGAGTATagactgcatgcattggcagTGGAAAAATTGTCCTAACGCATGGGCTGGACAATATACAGGGAGAAGTGGAAAACCAACGATCATTTTGGAAGCTGTGGCATCATACGACTTATGGATATGGCATGCATTCTTTGGGACTCCAGGTTCGTGCAATGATATTAATGTACTCCATCGGTCTCCTGTTTTTGATGATGTCTTAGAAGGTCGAGCACCATATGTTAATTACGTTGTGAATGGTCATCAATATAATAGGGCGTATTATCTTACTGATGGCATATATCCTGCATGGGCTACATTTGTCAAGTCAATCACTTCTCCACAAACTCAAAAGCATAAGTTGTTTGCTCAACACCAAGAGTCTATTAGAAAAGATGTTGAGCGAGCATTTGGAGTCCTACAAGCACGTTTCGCATTTTTGCGAAGGCCGTGTCTTGTATGGGATAAGATTTTGATGGGAAAAATTATGATGACTTgtatcatcatgcataatatgATAGTAGAAGATGAACGTGATacatatcaaaattattatgaTGCCACTGAGTTTATTCAAGATACGCATACAAGAGTACGTGAAGAAAATGTTGAAGCCTTTCGCTATTCCACTCAACGGATCGGAAGCTTGTCATCATATATGACTAATCGAGCTCAACTCCGCAATAGAGAAGCTCATATTGCTCTTCGAGAAGATTtgattgagcacatttggatTAAATTAGGCACAAACAATTAA
- the LOC121784064 gene encoding cyclin-D5-1-like yields the protein MDSGSSQPREEGDGFCSISDSDRQYIETLLQTEPSVQSQADADSVLTDAWWFESERKDIIKWILRKRVEFEYTAHTAYLSALYFDRFLLRIEISDVEQRVMLRILSIACLSLAAKTEEIEAMPLGEHVGERHYLFHLNLIKKVELKVLEELEWRMHMVTPFTFFDYFAAVFSVKRSDHRDLIGKANDLVLSIMEDIDVARHRASVVAAAAVLAAHDECLSREALGSKMDEVPFWGDVEKESAVSCYSRMQGIMELGTPESVVVLHNVAIAVDDSASTSRGVKRRLHFDF from the exons atggaTTCCGGAAGCTCACAGCCACGTGAAGAAGGCGACGGCTTCTGCTCTATTTCCGATTCCGACCGCCAATACATCGAAACGCTATTGCAAACCGAGCCCTCCGTTCAATCCCAAGCCGACGCCGATTCTGTCTTGACGGACGCCTGGTGGTTTGAATCCGAGCGCAAAGACATCATCAAGTGGATTCTTCGA AAACGGGTTGAATTTGAGTACACAGCGCACACCGCGTATCTATCAGCTCTCTACTTCGACCGTTTTCTGTTAAGAATTGAGATTTCT GATGTGGAGCAGAGGGTGATGCTTCGGATTCTGTCGATAGCATGCTTGTCGTTGGCTGCGAAAACAGAGGAGATCGAGGCGATGCCGTTAGGGGAGCACGTCGGAGAGAGGCACTACTTATTTCACTTGAATTTGATCAAGAAAGTGGAACTGAAAGTGTTGGAGGAATTGGAATGGAGAATGCACATGGTCACTCCTTTTACCTTCTTCGACTATTTTGCCGCCGTATTTAGCGTTAAACGTAGTGATCATCGAGATTTGATCGGAAAAGCCAACGATCTTGTTTTATCGATAATGGAAg ATATTGATGTGGCGAGGCATCGGGCGTCTGTGGTTGCGGCCGCGGCGGTTTTGGCAGCGCATGATGAGTGTCTAAGTAGAGAAGCATTGGGGAGCAAGATGGATGAAGTTCCTTTTTGGGGTGATGTTGAAAAA GAAAGTGCAGTGTCATGCTACAGCAGGATGCAAGGGATTATGGAGTTGGGGACACCAGAATCGGTTGTTGTTTTACATAATGTTGCAATTGCAGTTGATGATTCAGCAAGCACAAGCAGAGGGGTCAAAAGAAGACTTCACTTTGATTTTTAG